The nucleotide sequence ATTCATCTTAAAGCCAACATTGACTGAAGATGAAGCTAAAGTTAAAGTCGACTTCATAAAAGAAGTTATCACAAAAAATGGCGGCGAGATCGCTAACGTAATAGAGATGGGAACTCGCAAACTTGCTTATAAAATAGACAAGTATGAAAGAGGAACTTACGTAGTTATATACTTTAAAGCTCCTACTCAACTAATCGCAGAACTTGT is from Campylobacter fetus subsp. testudinum 03-427 and encodes:
- the rpsF gene encoding 30S ribosomal protein S6 (Pfam match to PF01250.13 Ribosomal_S6) — encoded protein: MKHYELLFILKPTLTEDEAKVKVDFIKEVITKNGGEIANVIEMGTRKLAYKIDKYERGTYVVIYFKAPTQLIAELVRNVRITEEIIRFLTVKYENKREISAWDKLSKGQKLMPAKKELKAPEKPVEAE